GCATGACAGCATTCCATGCATTAAGACTTCCCAAGATCCGCCAGGTCCACTTAGAtctgaaagaaaagcagtacCAACTTCAAATGAAGTCTCGCTGGTTCAAGCCTTAAAGGAGTCCCTGGTAATGACTAGACTTCCAGCACCAGAGCCGTTCACGTTTACAGGAGATCCACTTAAATTTACTGAATGGCGCACTAGTTTCAAAACCTTAATTGAAACAAGTTGCACAAATCCAGCACACAGGCTCTTctatttgaaaaaatatatcGGTGGAGACGCTCTTTGTGTGTTGGAGGGCACATTCTATAGGAGTGACGAAGAAGCGTACACTCAGGCTTGGGAGGTCCTGAACAAACGTTATGGCCACCCCTTCGTTGTCCAAAGAGCATTCCGGGGAAAGCTGAGCAACTGGACAAAAATTGGACCAAAAGAGTCTCTGAAATTGAGAGAATTTAGTGATTTCCTCATCTCCTGCAGGAATGCAATGCCTCACGTAGCTGGTCTAAGGGTATTAGATGATTGTGAGGAAAATCAAAAGTTGCTACAGAAGCTGCCTGACTGGCTAACGACCCGCTGGAACCGGCATGTGACTAGAGCGTTGGATGAAGGGAATTTATATCCTGGCTTCAAGGAGTTTTCAGACTTTGTGGCAGAGGAGGCACGTATTGCGTGCAACCCATCCCTTCACGCATTGAAAAACATAGATGAGAAGACTGGTAAAGAACAGAAGCGTCCAACAAAGGCCAATGTTCTGGCGACAACAACCAAGGTACCACAGAAAGAAAGTTCCAATTCAAGGAACTCAAGCCCAGCAGAAGGTGTTACAGCTAACCTTCCTGCCACTCAAACTAAAAGGCCCATAGAATGTGTCTGCTGTCAAGGAAATCACTTTAtttataaatgtgaaaaatttgCGGCAATGACTctagaagagaagaaaaaatttGTCATAGTCAACAACATGTGCTTTGGCTGCCTCAGAGTTGGCCATGTTGGCAAAAACTGTCGAAAGAGAGCCACTTGTAACGTTTGCAAGCGAAATCACCCATCTCCACTGCATGAGGAACAGGGTGAAAAGCCGGACGCACCACCACAAAAGGAAGATTCTTCCACCAACCTGTGCAGTGTGAAAATGGACAGTGGTGACCGCACTTCAATGATTGTACCGGTGTGGCTTTCTAGTGCAGCTACAGATAGCCCAGAAATCTTGGTATATGCATTACtagacacacaaagcagcaataCCTTTATAGACCAAGATGTCTGCCGAAAAATGCAAGCTCACTCAGAACCTGTCAAATTGAAGCTGTCTACAATGACTGACAAGAGTTCTATAGTGAATTGCCACAGAGCTGTCGGATTGAGGGTGAGAGGATATCGTTCACAAGAGAGCATTGAGTTACCACCAGTGTACACACAAGAATACATCCCGTTGGAGAAAAATAGTATTCCAACTCATGAAACAGCAAAAAGGTGGATCCATCTTCTCAGTGTGGCCAAAGAGATGCCAGATTTATTGGACTGTCCTGTAGGACTCCTAATTGGCTATGACTGTGCAAGAGCGCTGAAACCACAGGAAGTGGTATCAGGGGAAGAGCATGAACCCTACGCAGTCAAGACAGCATTAGGCTGGAGTATAGTTGGAACCACTATGCCTTGCACTAGTACAAGAAATGAGACTAGAGTCTGCAATCGCATTACTGTGAAAGAGCTTCCGCCCATCACACCCGCCTCTGTGATTAAGGCATTAGAGAAAGACTTCCTTGATACAAACCCAAAGGACAAGACAATATCCCAAGAAGATATTCAGTTTTTGCATATCTTGAATGACAAAGTCAAGCACAATGAAGAAGGACATCTGGAGATGCCTCTACCATTCAGAGTGCGTCCTCAGCTTCCGAACAATAAGCAGCTTGCTACAGTGCGTCTGAAccatttaaagaggaaaatagaaaagagTCCCAAATATAAGGAAGATTACATCAAGTTCATGGACAATGTCTTCGGAGACGGTGATGCAGAGGAGACAAGTGCGGCGCCTAGGGGAGGTAACACATGGTACATTCCGCACCATGGGGTGTATCACCCTAGGAAACCTGAAAAAATCAGGGTTGTCATTGACTGCTCCGCCAAATTCGAAGGCACCTCTCTGAATGACCACTTGCTCACAGGCCCAGATCTAACAAATACTCTGACTGGAGTCCTGTGTAGATTTCGGCAACATAAGATCGCAATCAATTGCgatgtggaaaaaatgtttcatcGCTTTCACGTCAGCCCAGAGGATCGTGACTTTATGAGGTTTCTTTGGTGGGACAATGGAAACACAGAGAGCGAACCTAAAGAATTCCACATGCGAGTACACATATTCGGTGCTGCATCATCACCGGGATGTGCTAATTATGGCATGAAACACCTTGCCAGTAAATATGAGAAGGACTACCCACTGGCAGCAAGTTTCATATGCAAGAATTTTTATGTGGATGACGGGCTGGTCAGTGTCAATTCGGTTGAAAGGGCCAACCAGCTTGTCAGTGAAGCACGGGAAGTCTGTAGTAAGGGACAGCTGCGTTTACACAAATTTGTCTCCAACAACAGAGAGGTTTTGGATGCAATACCAGAGAGTGAACGTGCCAATGCTGTGAAGGATGTAGACCTGAACTACAGTGAGCTTCCAATGCAGAGTGTCCTTGGTGTAAAGTGGAACGTTGAGAAGGATGTATTTTCGTTCAATGTCGTCCTCACAGAAAAGGCCGCCACACGGAGAGGAATCCTATCAACAGTCGCCAGTGTTTACGACCCACTGGGATTTCTCGCTCCTTACCTCTTGAACGGTAAAAGAGTGCTGCAAGAGATGTGCAAACAGGGTGTGGGATGGGATGAACCCGTTCCCCCTGACATAAAACCAAAGTGGGAAGCATGGCTTCATGACCTAAAGAGTCTACAAAAAATTGAGATACCAAGATGCTTCATTCCTGAAAACCTTGGCACAATCAAAAAAATTGAGTTGCATCATTTTTCAGATGCCAGCAATAGTGGCTATGGGCAGTGCTCATATATCAGAATTGTTGCAGATGAGCAAGTGCACTGTGCATTAGTCATGGGTAAAGCCAGAGTGGCACCCATGAGAGTTGTCAGCATTCCGCGCCTTGAGCTCACAGCAGCTacagtctctgctgctgttagtAGCACTCTCCGAGAAGAGCTGAAACTGGAAATAGATCAAGAATTTTTCTGGACCGATTCACAAGTAGTGCTCGGGTACATCAAAAATGAAGCCAGACgctttcatgtgtttgtagcCAACCGCGTTCAGAAAATAAGAGACACTACTGATCCAAGTCAGTGGTTCTATGTAGAGACATGTCAGAATCCAGCCGACCATGCATCTCGGGGTCTCAAGGTGGCGGAGCTGCTAGAGTCAAGTTGGCTGAGAGGACCAGAGTTCTTATGGGAACAAGAAATTGTTACAGATCAAAGAACTCCAGAGCTTCTTGTGGGCGATCCAGAAGTGAAGATCTTGAGAACTCAGGCTGTGGAAGAGGACAGCTTCCTGGAAAGATTCTCAAAATTCTCTGATTGGAACACAGCCCTCAATGTCATTGTACGGATCCAAAGACTGGCACATAAAGACAGAACTGGTCCTATCAGTGTTGAGGAGCGAAGAGAAGCTACTCTTGTGTtagtcagagcagcacagagagaggcTTTTGAAGAAGAACTCAAATGGTTCAGTCATAAGTCCACGAAATTGCCAAAAACTCACAAGATGCATCAGCTTGATCCAATATTTGAAAATGGATTGCTCAGGGTAGGAGGCAGATTAAGAATGTCTTCTGCATCCCTGGAGTTGAAGCATCCAGTGATCTTACCTAAGGAAGGCATTGTCACCCAGCTTATACTTGACCACTGTCACAAGAAGACGCAGCACCAAGGCCGAGGGCAAACATTGAATGAGCTCCGAGCCAATGGCTATTGGATATTAGGTGCTAGCAAGTTAGTGGCCAAGCATATAAGGAACTGTGTTACTTGCAGAAAGGTGCGTGGACCGACAGAACAACAGCGTATGGCGGACCTGCCCAGTGACCGAGTCGATCCCTCTCCTCCGTTCTCATATACTGGGATTGATTGCTTCGGCCCATTTTATACCAAGCAGGGTCGCAAAGAATCCAAGAGGTATGGCTTATTGTTTACATGCTTAAGTTCTAGGGCCATCCACATAGAAATGTTGGAGGATCTCACAACCGATGCATTTTTGAATGCTTTGAGATGCTTCATAGCACTCAGAGGAGCAGTAAGACAGATTCGCTCGGATCAAGGGACAAATTTTGTTGGAGCTAAGAATGAATTGGAGAAGGGTCTAATGGAGCTAGACAAGGAGAGGATTGCGACCTATCTGGCTGGAAAGCAGTGTGATTTCCTCATGAACGTTCCTGAAGCAAGCCACATGGGGGGCATTTGGGAACGCCAAATACGGACCGTCAGGAGCGTCATGAGCACTGTTCTCGCGCAAGCCAAGGGAAGACTTGATGACACCTCATTGAGAACATTTTTCTATGAGGCTATGTCAATTGTGAATAGCCGTCCGCTCACCACGGATTCCATCAGTGACCCTAAGAGTGTTGAACCATTAACACCGAATCATTTGCTGACCATGAAGTCTGTTGTGCCCCTCCCACCACCAGGCAATTTTGTGAGAGAAGACTTATATGCCCGGAAAAGGTGGCGGAGAGTGCAATACCTATCAGAGCAATTCTGGAGTAGGTGGCGCAAAGAATACCTGGCCAACGTAAGCCTCCGACAACAATGGCATGTGCCCAGAAGAAATGTGAGAGTGGGGGACGTAGTTATTGTCAAGGAGGACAATGTTCCCAGAAACGAATGGAGACTTGCCAGAGTTGTAGAAGCAAGAAAGGAGGATGATGGTCTGGTGCGCAAGGTCAAAATTCAAATAGGACAGAGTAAATTAGGAAAACGAGGTGAACGCTTAGCGCAACCAACTTTTCTTGAACGCCCAGTTCAAAAACTAGTGGTGCTAGTTGAACAGAATTCATAGTCTAGTGTCAAAACAGCACTTATTGCTGATCTTTAAGGTTAAGATGTTACAAGAATAAGTGAAGGTTATGTTACTATTTTGAGGAAAATTACaagatttatttcattgtttcaaaGTAAAGGGTAACATAAATCTTTCGTAATTTTGGTGGCAGTGTAGCTGTCGCTGAAAGgtgtgactttattttttgcattaatattttttgtatgaAGAAATGTCTTATTTAATAAGCCAGAAATGTAAATTGTAATTGCCTTATGTGATTTTAAGTTGTGGTAATAATGACCCCTACTGGCAGTATAAGAGGGCTGCGCTAAATACAAGGGTGCAGTCATGTGATTCACGCAATGAGTAGCTGGGAAAATGTGCGTTCTGCCCTTTCGGAGCTACGATGCTCTTGGAGCAAGATGTAGGTGTACGAGTTCGACCGTAAGGCCTTAGCAGCTCCTGATATTCCGGTCAGAAGGCGCACACGgtagtgttttattgtttgtgcatttatttattttatatgtgtaaTTTACGTTTCATAGTAGAGAAGATACAgtgatattaaaatgtaatctttatttcatttcagtttttcacgGTGTTTGGTGATGTAAGagtatttcagtgtgaaaggaAGACAATAAAAACTCTCGTCAAACATCAGTCGATTCGTGGTTTAATTCTGACCAGAAGAAAAGCTTTAGGAGCAGCTACAGTAACAACAACCAAGCAGGTTGGTCCTGCAAGCTCATGACAGAAatggatcagagacacagaggacgaATGCGCGTAAGAGGAGGTAGAGGCGGATgacaagaaggaggagagagagggggaggaagaggaagagtgccaatttctgatgaaattcGGGCTACAGTCATAGACCATGTACTGGTGCATGGCATGACCATGAGGGAGGCAGGCCAAAGAGTCCAGCCAAACATCAGCCGATTCTCTGTGTCCACCATAATCTGGAGattcagacatgagaacagGTATAGTctattttactgtactgttttatcattaaaagtttaaagtactactgtatactgtatatatatttcagaacattacattacatatattttgcacattctctttttgcagAATTGCAAGACTGCCATAGTGGGGTGGGAGGACACCCATGCTAACATTCCAGCAGGAGGCCATTGTAGTTGACTTTGTCCGTCAAAACAATGCCATTACACTACGGGAAATACAGGAACAAATTACTGAGAACCATACAGACTTCGAGGGAATCAATAGTGTGAGCCTTTCCGCCACTGACCGTATCCTCCATCGTAACAGGATACAAAGTTTTTAGTTTGAgcaaaagttttgtgtttagaattctgagaaaaggacaggaggattcaaaaaatgtgttttaacaattgtgaaaaattgTGATGTAGTCAACACCGCTTCTCTTGCCACATCACCATATTGTTTGCATGTAAAGCTCACACAAAGATCaacttaaaaataatatatttactGAATCCTTCACAAtaagttaaactgaaaaaatatacataataaataagtaataacaCAAATGTGCAGCAGTACAAAGGGGCTAATGGCTTTTGGGTTTTTGACAGATTATGTTATGAAATCTTGTGGAAGAGGTGCTGCAGATCCAAGCTACCTGGCCAAGTTCAATTGAGGACAGGTTTAAACCCCACCATGTATCCTCCCTCAGCATCAGGGAACTCTGCCTGTATCCGTAGCACTACACAGGCAGACAGTACTACTTGGATTCTTCTTCCCAGAAATCCCTAGCACCAGCTCATAAAACTTCTGTTAGCCAAGTACCTGTAATGGCTAAGCAAAATGTTGATGATATATAGTCACTTAGTAACACTAAGTAGTGACACCCTTTCATAGAAGAGGTGATATTTTTTATGTGTGGTTTCTGTGACATGGCAGATTGGTATTGACTGTCGTTTCAAGTGgtacataaaatatattaattccCAAACTTTTATGGCTTGCACTACAGCaatctttatcttttt
The Scatophagus argus isolate fScaArg1 chromosome 1, fScaArg1.pri, whole genome shotgun sequence DNA segment above includes these coding regions:
- the LOC124051127 gene encoding uncharacterized protein LOC124051127, whose translation is MDQCKPGTLVLEEVLEALEKEKRELEEKVETELEESERQKMEDRIAEINTDLQIHKVGLKEPAPQTEQAVRRSERKRHPTEKGLQYIKEESSKKEKKFMFTYVNFKAEVQYIRTKLKQECSKAELGDMILALSKYEPALQQEYESLRTLTTPSPDIRRRMDSCSSVTAEIIALLKARYAEVDYEFDPDSVKEALLLLLKREDARSIYGSTVSRAAGSSVHGSHVSQKKAEVAARMASKQAEIAREKEISAQRKEVVAQQERLKMMEDQRDLEAMAAEFKVYAEEESKLNAEIGEITEIVTLPPHQLPIQHDSIPCIKTSQDPPGPLRSERKAVPTSNEVSLVQALKESLVMTRLPAPEPFTFTGDPLKFTEWRTSFKTLIETSCTNPAHRLFYLKKYIGGDALCVLEGTFYRSDEEAYTQAWEVLNKRYGHPFVVQRAFRGKLSNWTKIGPKESLKLREFSDFLISCRNAMPHVAGLRVLDDCEENQKLLQKLPDWLTTRWNRHVTRALDEGNLYPGFKEFSDFVAEEARIACNPSLHALKNIDEKTGKEQKRPTKANVLATTTKVPQKESSNSRNSSPAEGVTANLPATQTKRPIECVCCQGNHFIYKCEKFAAMTLEEKKKFVIVNNMCFGCLRVGHVGKNCRKRATCNVCKRNHPSPLHEEQGEKPDAPPQKEDSSTNLCSVKMDSGDRTSMIVPVWLSSAATDSPEILVYALLDTQSSNTFIDQDVCRKMQAHSEPVKLKLSTMTDKSSIVNCHRAVGLRVRGYRSQESIELPPVYTQEYIPLEKNSIPTHETAKRWIHLLSVAKEMPDLLDCPVGLLIGYDCARALKPQEVVSGEEHEPYAVKTALGWSIVGTTMPCTSTRNETRVCNRITVKELPPITPASVIKALEKDFLDTNPKDKTISQEDIQFLHILNDKVKHNEEGHLEMPLPFRVRPQLPNNKQLATVRLNHLKRKIEKSPKYKEDYIKFMDNVFGDGDAEETSAAPRGGNTWYIPHHGVYHPRKPEKIRVVIDCSAKFEGTSLNDHLLTGPDLTNTLTGVLCRFRQHKIAINCDVEKMFHRFHVSPEDRDFMRFLWWDNGNTESEPKEFHMRVHIFGAASSPGCANYGMKHLASKYEKDYPLAASFICKNFYVDDGLVSVNSVERANQLVSEAREVCSKGQLRLHKFVSNNREVLDAIPESERANAVKDVDLNYSELPMQSVLGVKWNVEKDVFSFNVVLTEKAATRRGILSTVASVYDPLGFLAPYLLNGKRVLQEMCKQGVGWDEPVPPDIKPKWEAWLHDLKSLQKIEIPRCFIPENLGTIKKIELHHFSDASNSGYGQCSYIRIVADEQVHCALVMGKARVAPMRVVSIPRLELTAATVSAAVSSTLREELKLEIDQEFFWTDSQVVLGYIKNEARRFHVFVANRVQKIRDTTDPSQWFYVETCQNPADHASRGLKVAELLESSWLRGPEFLWEQEIVTDQRTPELLVGDPEVKILRTQAVEEDSFLERFSKFSDWNTALNVIVRIQRLAHKDRTGPISVEERREATLVLVRAAQREAFEEELKWFSHKSTKLPKTHKMHQLDPIFENGLLRVGGRLRMSSASLELKHPVILPKEGIVTQLILDHCHKKTQHQGRGQTLNELRANGYWILGASKLVAKHIRNCVTCRKVRGPTEQQRMADLPSDRVDPSPPFSYTGIDCFGPFYTKQGRKESKRYGLLFTCLSSRAIHIEMLEDLTTDAFLNALRCFIALRGAVRQIRSDQGTNFVGAKNELEKGLMELDKERIATYLAGKQCDFLMNVPEASHMGGIWERQIRTVRSVMSTVLAQAKGRLDDTSLRTFFYEAMSIVNSRPLTTDSISDPKSVEPLTPNHLLTMKSVVPLPPPGNFVREDLYARKRWRRVQYLSEQFWSRWRKEYLANVSLRQQWHVPRRNVRVGDVVIVKEDNVPRNEWRLARVVEARKEDDGLVRKVKIQIGQSKLGKRGERLAQPTFLERPVQKLVVLVEQNS